One genomic window of Prochlorococcus marinus str. NATL2A includes the following:
- a CDS encoding HupE/UreJ family protein, translating into MRFHFLVHKYSLAVLTPLFLLLTFLSNTALAHHPFGMGESTDLSAWQALLSGIGHPLLGPDHLLFMLGIALVGLKRSIKWILPLLAVGLGGSALVQLQPLPDLVAPWAEALVSLTLAVEGLIVLNLVSTKWLLPMFSLHGYLLGSTIVGAEPTPLIGYFLGLLLAQLFLLLLVTQSIQSVIDKFGLNGRNLFAGIWIGIGLAFSWVAVIP; encoded by the coding sequence ATGAGGTTTCACTTTTTGGTGCACAAGTATTCTCTTGCAGTTTTAACTCCATTATTTTTATTACTTACCTTTTTATCTAACACGGCTTTAGCTCATCATCCTTTTGGAATGGGAGAGAGTACTGATCTTTCAGCATGGCAAGCTCTCCTTAGTGGTATCGGTCATCCATTACTTGGACCTGATCATTTACTTTTTATGTTAGGAATCGCACTGGTGGGATTAAAGAGATCCATAAAATGGATTCTCCCACTTTTAGCTGTTGGATTAGGAGGAAGTGCACTAGTACAACTACAGCCCTTGCCTGATTTAGTAGCTCCTTGGGCAGAAGCACTTGTTTCTCTAACTTTGGCTGTAGAGGGCTTAATTGTTCTGAATCTTGTGAGCACTAAATGGCTTTTGCCAATGTTTTCATTGCATGGCTACTTACTTGGAAGCACCATCGTTGGTGCAGAACCTACACCGCTGATTGGTTACTTTTTAGGCCTTCTTCTTGCGCAACTATTCTTACTTTTACTGGTCACACAATCCATTCAATCAGTTATTGATAAATTTGGATTGAATGGTCGCAATTTATTTGCAGGGATTTGGATAGGAATAGGACTTGCTTTCTCTTGGGTTGCTGTAATCCCTTAA
- a CDS encoding DUF4214 domain-containing protein, whose protein sequence is MTSHSVEKNILAFSGKSHSEFRNNQAFAALKNDGSVVTWGSSAHGGDSSSVSDQINNGVIQLFSSDKAFAALKNDGSVVTWGKGGEGWSAYEPKLNSGVIKIFSSGNGFTALKDDGSVVISWGNYTDTVGSQLDNSVRDVYSTVSSFAAVKDDGSVVAWTHPGGEEGNGGDISSVANFLKSNVQSIYSTYKAFAALKDDGSVVTWGRDTHGGDSSSVSSLISTGVSKIFTSGQAFAALKNDGSVVVWGCIDIEPLSGSEFDTPYPIDGVTFHEDLILFGDVKHLLQEAVSDIFTSRDAFAALKDDGSVITWGSKNAGGDSSSVANLLASGVKTIYATEYAFAALKNDGSVVTWGKSDSGGDSSSVFSSLTKDVVSIVPNNCAFAALKNDGSVVTWGGGPNLPYIDFGGTSPTHLLQSDVIEIYASGLSFAALKNDGSVITWGSGTTHSDDIAAKLTSGVVGFANPLTDDWYNSPPLTRKPYSISTSTLESDEGSSFTTNISTFNVPDGTILYWSILGENIQDSDLSLGELLGSDSVVNNQIILSHKFANDLATEGTETFNIFLFNDPSRENQIAKSDLITILDTSTSLPPTYKISASSLNLDEGETLTTTVETTNLAEGTILYWNLSGVGIHSTDFTPGLLDGYGKVGADGTFTFSHVIANDLTTEGNELLRIKLFKDAKNTEQVGETVWPYLIDTSIGQPLQYDYEIITNKPSYVESELINIKVKTYPVKMSSYLYWEITGSEIDSSDISYSYRRSSIITDENGEASINIYTKQDDNYNEGNELAYFKLYPNSKRLEAELLAQTSFQLEDWDIDLNINISDSINYGEYFKVIIEPNGLPKTDWSTSKLYWDIKGEKFDSKDFRRSSGTLRFYSGDKYETEIYINSSNDEVVKDLSFNVYNDSEKLNRVHSKNFTILSSNVSFDDSNSLTFSNNFDEYKFYNRGNGRYEIKVDSRYDEITGIDKLKFVDKTTSVLDDIIGVFDQITGLNTDSGKMFRLYNAAFARFPDSDGLKYWIGKYSSGEDDERAVAMSFLKSPEFATKYGTNVSTEVYVNNLYQNVLGRVADLSGLLYWSNQLNNGAETRHEVLLGFSESIENKLLFTEMTGFG, encoded by the coding sequence ATGACAAGCCATAGTGTAGAAAAAAATATCCTTGCTTTTAGTGGAAAATCACATAGTGAATTTAGAAATAATCAGGCTTTTGCCGCTTTAAAGAATGATGGTTCAGTCGTTACTTGGGGAAGTAGCGCACATGGTGGAGATAGTAGTTCTGTTAGTGATCAGATTAATAATGGAGTAATTCAGCTCTTTTCAAGTGACAAAGCATTTGCTGCTTTGAAAAATGATGGTTCAGTCGTTACGTGGGGCAAAGGTGGAGAGGGTTGGAGTGCTTATGAGCCAAAACTTAATAGTGGTGTTATAAAGATTTTTTCTTCTGGAAATGGTTTCACAGCATTAAAGGATGATGGCTCTGTCGTTATCAGTTGGGGAAACTATACAGACACTGTTGGATCTCAACTAGATAATAGTGTTCGAGATGTTTATTCAACTGTTTCATCATTTGCTGCAGTTAAGGATGATGGATCGGTCGTGGCTTGGACTCATCCAGGGGGGGAGGAGGGAAACGGTGGAGACATTAGTTCAGTAGCTAATTTTTTAAAAAGTAATGTTCAATCTATTTATTCGACCTATAAAGCATTCGCTGCGCTGAAAGATGACGGCTCAGTCGTTACCTGGGGCAGAGATACTCATGGTGGTGATAGTTCTTCTGTTAGCTCATTAATAAGTACAGGCGTTAGTAAAATTTTCACATCAGGGCAAGCATTTGCTGCATTAAAAAATGATGGTTCAGTAGTCGTTTGGGGATGTATTGATATAGAACCTCTTTCCGGTTCTGAGTTTGATACTCCTTATCCAATTGATGGAGTAACTTTTCATGAGGATTTAATCTTATTTGGCGATGTTAAACATCTACTACAAGAGGCAGTTAGTGATATTTTTACGTCTAGAGATGCTTTTGCGGCATTAAAAGATGATGGTTCAGTAATTACATGGGGTAGTAAAAATGCAGGAGGAGATAGTAGTTCAGTAGCTAATTTACTTGCTAGTGGGGTTAAGACGATTTATGCAACTGAATATGCTTTTGCTGCGTTAAAAAATGATGGATCAGTTGTTACTTGGGGCAAGAGTGATTCTGGGGGAGATAGCTCTTCAGTCTTTTCTTCCTTAACTAAGGATGTTGTTAGTATTGTTCCAAATAATTGTGCTTTTGCTGCGTTAAAAAATGATGGATCAGTAGTTACTTGGGGAGGTGGTCCGAATTTACCCTATATAGACTTTGGGGGTACAAGTCCAACACATCTACTTCAGAGCGATGTCATTGAGATCTATGCTTCAGGACTTTCTTTTGCAGCTTTAAAAAATGATGGGTCAGTAATTACATGGGGTTCAGGAACTACACATAGTGATGATATTGCAGCAAAATTGACTAGTGGTGTAGTTGGTTTCGCAAATCCTCTCACTGATGATTGGTATAATTCTCCTCCACTAACAAGGAAGCCTTATTCAATATCGACGTCTACATTAGAATCTGATGAAGGTAGTTCATTCACAACAAATATCAGTACTTTTAATGTACCTGATGGAACTATTCTTTATTGGTCTATTTTAGGGGAAAATATTCAAGATTCTGATCTCTCTTTAGGTGAGTTGCTTGGATCAGATAGTGTTGTTAATAATCAAATAATTTTATCTCATAAATTTGCTAATGACTTGGCGACGGAAGGAACGGAAACATTCAATATTTTTCTTTTTAATGATCCAAGTCGAGAAAATCAGATTGCTAAATCTGATTTAATTACTATTTTAGACACCTCTACATCATTACCTCCAACCTATAAAATTTCGGCTTCTTCTTTGAATCTTGATGAAGGTGAAACTCTTACGACAACCGTTGAAACTACAAACTTAGCTGAGGGTACAATCCTATATTGGAATCTTTCAGGAGTTGGCATTCACTCTACTGATTTCACTCCTGGTTTATTAGATGGATACGGGAAAGTTGGTGCTGATGGAACGTTTACTTTCTCCCATGTTATTGCCAATGATTTAACTACTGAAGGGAATGAATTGCTTCGTATAAAGCTTTTCAAGGATGCTAAAAATACTGAGCAGGTTGGTGAAACAGTATGGCCTTATTTGATTGATACTTCTATAGGACAACCACTACAATATGATTATGAAATCATTACTAATAAACCTTCTTATGTTGAGTCCGAGTTAATTAATATTAAAGTAAAAACATATCCTGTTAAAATGTCTTCTTACCTTTACTGGGAGATAACAGGTTCTGAAATAGATAGTAGCGACATTTCATATTCTTATAGAAGGAGCTCAATTATTACTGATGAAAATGGTGAGGCTTCTATAAATATATATACTAAACAGGATGATAATTATAATGAGGGTAATGAATTAGCATATTTCAAACTATATCCAAATTCAAAACGTCTTGAAGCTGAACTGCTTGCCCAAACTTCTTTCCAATTAGAAGATTGGGATATAGATCTTAATATTAATATATCAGATTCTATTAATTATGGAGAATACTTTAAAGTTATTATAGAGCCGAATGGGTTGCCAAAAACTGATTGGAGTACTAGTAAATTATATTGGGATATTAAGGGAGAGAAATTTGATTCAAAAGATTTTAGAAGATCTTCGGGTACCTTGAGATTCTACTCTGGTGACAAATACGAAACTGAAATTTATATTAATTCCTCTAACGATGAAGTCGTAAAAGATCTAAGTTTTAACGTATATAATGATTCTGAAAAATTAAATAGAGTTCATTCAAAGAATTTTACTATTTTAAGCTCAAATGTAAGCTTTGATGATTCAAATAGTTTAACTTTTTCAAATAATTTCGATGAATATAAATTTTATAATCGAGGTAATGGAAGGTATGAAATTAAAGTAGATTCTAGGTATGATGAGATTACAGGTATTGATAAGCTCAAATTTGTAGATAAAACAACTAGTGTCCTAGACGATATTATAGGGGTTTTTGATCAGATTACAGGATTAAATACTGATTCAGGGAAGATGTTTCGTCTGTACAACGCAGCCTTTGCGCGGTTCCCAGATTCAGATGGCCTTAAGTATTGGATTGGGAAATATAGTTCTGGTGAAGATGATGAGAGAGCGGTTGCTATGTCTTTTCTAAAGTCTCCTGAGTTTGCTACTAAGTATGGAACGAATGTTAGTACAGAAGTGTATGTTAATAATCTATATCAAAATGTTTTAGGAAGAGTGGCAGATTTATCTGGTTTATTGTATTGGTCTAATCAATTAAATAATGGAGCAGAAACTAGACATGAAGTGCTTTTAGGCTTTTCTGAATCAATAGAGAACAAATTATTATTTACTGAAATGACAGGATTTGGCTGA
- a CDS encoding SulP family inorganic anion transporter — MKLKNLLAKERIISPSRDVIAGLVVAFAMIPEAIAFSGIAGVDPRVGLFGAFLLSVTLAIFGGRMAMITSVTGSTALLMTGIVQQGENISPGLGLQYLLAAGLLTGVLQIAWGYLRLAHQMRFVPQPVMDGFVNGLAILIFLAQLPHLGIDIAHSEKVVTAVQLPAVWGLTILTLLIIYLLPKFTKLLPSALVAIFICTAISIVFKLNVPSVSNLGILPNGLPSFGIPKVPFNFETLGLILPTALAISLVGLMETFLTQDILDDMTDKSTNKNVEARGQGIGNIVSSLFGGMAGCALVGQSVMNVGYGGRTRLSTLSSGVCLIAMILAAKDWVNQIPMATLVGVMIMIAINTASWVSIKDIRRIPRSDSSVMILTVFVTVITHNLALGLLSGVGLAAILFSRKVAKVIKVESSLNGKDHRIYKVSGQLFFVSSIYFRQGFELHEHPKKITIDMAEAHIWDQSGVTVLDQVIRRIKLGGSEVEVINLNDESLNLFSRIGQASEAGGRGGEFKSAH; from the coding sequence TTGAAATTGAAAAATTTATTGGCAAAGGAAAGAATTATCTCTCCTTCCCGCGATGTTATTGCTGGTCTTGTGGTTGCATTCGCAATGATCCCAGAGGCGATAGCTTTTTCTGGTATCGCAGGCGTTGATCCAAGAGTTGGGCTGTTTGGTGCTTTTTTGCTTTCTGTCACCCTTGCAATTTTTGGGGGCAGAATGGCCATGATTACCTCAGTAACTGGTTCAACTGCTCTTTTGATGACTGGGATTGTTCAACAGGGTGAAAATATTAGCCCTGGCCTTGGTCTTCAATATCTTTTGGCTGCTGGATTGCTTACGGGAGTTCTTCAGATTGCTTGGGGGTATTTAAGACTTGCTCATCAGATGAGATTTGTACCTCAACCTGTTATGGATGGCTTTGTAAATGGTTTAGCAATATTGATCTTCCTTGCTCAATTGCCTCATTTGGGGATTGACATAGCTCATTCTGAGAAAGTTGTTACTGCGGTCCAGCTACCTGCTGTTTGGGGATTGACCATACTTACGTTGTTAATTATCTATTTGCTACCAAAATTTACCAAGCTTTTGCCATCAGCATTGGTCGCGATTTTTATTTGTACAGCGATTTCAATTGTATTTAAATTAAATGTTCCATCTGTATCGAATTTAGGGATTCTCCCAAATGGATTACCTAGCTTTGGTATTCCAAAAGTTCCATTTAATTTCGAAACACTTGGTTTGATACTTCCAACAGCACTAGCAATTTCTTTGGTTGGTCTTATGGAGACATTTCTCACTCAAGATATTCTTGATGATATGACTGATAAAAGTACAAATAAAAATGTTGAGGCTCGAGGGCAAGGTATAGGAAATATTGTTAGTTCGCTTTTTGGAGGTATGGCTGGATGCGCTTTGGTTGGACAATCGGTTATGAATGTTGGTTATGGGGGAAGAACTCGTCTTTCAACATTAAGCTCTGGTGTTTGTTTAATAGCAATGATTCTTGCGGCTAAGGATTGGGTAAATCAAATACCAATGGCAACATTGGTTGGAGTTATGATAATGATTGCTATAAATACTGCTAGTTGGGTCTCAATTAAAGATATTCGCCGAATTCCTCGAAGCGATAGCTCAGTTATGATTTTGACTGTATTCGTAACTGTTATTACACATAATTTAGCTCTTGGTCTTCTTTCTGGTGTTGGACTTGCAGCAATATTATTTAGTAGAAAGGTCGCAAAAGTTATTAAGGTTGAGTCTTCTTTGAATGGGAAAGACCACAGGATTTATAAAGTTTCAGGCCAATTATTTTTTGTTAGTAGCATTTACTTTAGACAAGGGTTTGAACTGCATGAACATCCTAAAAAAATCACAATAGATATGGCCGAAGCTCATATTTGGGATCAAAGCGGCGTAACGGTTCTAGACCAAGTAATCAGAAGAATAAAACTAGGGGGGTCTGAGGTTGAAGTGATTAATTTAAATGATGAAAGCTTGAATTTATTTTCTCGAATAGGACAAGCATCAGAAGCTGGAGGAAGAGGTGGGGAGTTTAAATCGGCTCATTAA
- a CDS encoding DUF3303 domain-containing protein: MQLYIVTWKFESSEDQNYSSEAFVDYVESGKSEDLIDGYERITWAHTPQDGTGVIICRASSASILFKVFGSWRDKFGMTWEYKPALTTEEFVRLIKEK; the protein is encoded by the coding sequence ATGCAGCTGTATATAGTTACTTGGAAATTCGAATCTTCTGAGGATCAAAATTATTCATCGGAAGCATTTGTAGATTATGTTGAAAGTGGAAAATCTGAGGATCTTATTGATGGCTATGAGAGAATTACTTGGGCACACACGCCACAAGATGGAACAGGTGTGATCATTTGCAGAGCTTCAAGTGCATCAATTTTATTTAAGGTTTTTGGATCCTGGAGAGATAAATTTGGAATGACTTGGGAGTATAAACCTGCCTTAACTACTGAAGAGTTTGTTCGTTTAATAAAAGAAAAATAG